In Primulina eburnea isolate SZY01 chromosome 14, ASM2296580v1, whole genome shotgun sequence, the following proteins share a genomic window:
- the LOC140812146 gene encoding protein STRUBBELIG-RECEPTOR FAMILY 8-like yields MDLFVKQTYENLSRYTNSFSEIKCTSHFQFDKLYHTKFRHPDRERHFVVKIWETGYNVLRLADEIILLRHELILSHPSMVPMYGLCADDGEHLCAMYVFQASDSVYNLIPRDSFTWLQRIKVALGIASLLKFLHRYVYPQYPPFVVRNLDAAHILLDENGYPRLCDFSIITGGILPDRTLDKNDNAHGCYGHMDPYAGKKGISFSYSSLMNKP; encoded by the exons ATGGATCTGTTCGTCAAGCAGACATATGAAAACTTGAGTCGATATACTAATTCCTTTAGTGAGATCAAATGCACAAGTCATTTCCAGTTCGACAAGCTTTACCACACGAAATTTAGGCATCCTGACCGGGAACGGCATTTTGTGGTCAAAATATGGGAAACTGGATATAATGTGTTAAGATTAGCG GACGAAATAATTTTATTGCGCCATGAACTAATTCTTAGTCATCCAAGCATGGTGCCAATGTATGGGTTATGTGCCGATG ATGGTGAACATCTTTGTGCAATGTATGTGTTCCAGGCTTCTGACTCTGTATATAACCTCATTCCaagag ATTCTTTTACGTGGCTGCAAAGAATCAAGGTTGCCCTTGGGATTGCTAGCCTCCTCAAATTTTTGCATAGGTATGTATATCCACAGTATCCACCTTTCgtagttcgcaatcttgatgcTGCTCATATATTGCTTGATGAG AACGGTTATCCAAGGTTATGTGATTTTAGCATCATAACTGGTGGAATTCTTCCTGATAGAACACTTGATAAAAACGATAATGCCCATGGATGTTATGGTCACATGGACCCTTACGCTGGGAAGAAAGGTATTTCATTTTCATATAGTAGCCTCATGAATAAGCCTTAA